From a region of the Butyrivibrio sp. AE3004 genome:
- a CDS encoding glycosyltransferase family 2 protein, with protein sequence MEYIKKKSDVLIIIPAYNEAANIENIVDEITTGYPQYDYVVVNDGSSDNTAKILKKRKYNHINCPINLGIGGAIQTGYRYAKENEYDIAVQIDGDGQHDPAYIGEIIAPIQRGEADYVIGSRFVNKEGFQSSATRRIGIHFLSFLIAVLCLRRVKDVTSGFRAVNRFFINVFADNYPIDYPEPEAIMDAVMRRKRILELPVVMREREAGKSSINLKRSAYYMIKVSLDIIVCRISYGIRR encoded by the coding sequence ATGGAATATATAAAAAAGAAATCGGATGTTCTTATTATAATTCCAGCCTATAATGAGGCGGCGAATATCGAGAACATCGTTGATGAGATTACCACCGGTTATCCGCAGTATGATTACGTGGTGGTAAACGACGGATCATCGGATAATACAGCCAAAATCCTTAAGAAAAGAAAATATAATCACATAAACTGTCCCATAAATCTTGGTATAGGGGGAGCGATACAGACAGGCTATCGATATGCCAAGGAGAATGAATACGATATCGCTGTCCAGATAGATGGGGATGGCCAGCATGATCCTGCATATATTGGGGAAATTATCGCACCTATTCAAAGAGGCGAGGCTGATTATGTTATAGGATCCAGATTTGTTAATAAAGAGGGTTTTCAAAGCTCTGCTACAAGAAGAATCGGAATACATTTTTTAAGTTTTTTAATAGCGGTTCTCTGCCTTCGGAGGGTGAAGGATGTTACCAGTGGCTTCAGGGCTGTGAATAGATTTTTTATAAATGTATTTGCGGATAACTATCCTATAGATTATCCTGAGCCGGAAGCTATAATGGACGCAGTAATGCGAAGAAAGAGGATTTTAGAGCTTCCCGTAGTTATGAGAGAGAGGGAAGCGGGGAAGAGTTCAATTAACCTTAAAAGATCTGCTTATTACATGATAAAGGTTTCGCTTGATATTATAGTTTGCAGAATAAGCTATGGAATCAGGAGATAA